In Humulus lupulus chromosome 7, drHumLupu1.1, whole genome shotgun sequence, the following are encoded in one genomic region:
- the LOC133790944 gene encoding uncharacterized protein LOC133790944 produces the protein MEVESVELDHNGNCIRETSIESLISPCSPDPSNIFGDPVLNPRVGEDYQVTVPHMIAKSECLKLLANPIDLETSNISYSFLVGLPVPLTWFHNEDEGLGSITNSDNTVDANKSLETRNGKNDRTCVRKKSSELNVESLGIGLEHREAKPEKLDPMLNGNNSCYPIPSLPSDSWSNSEVDSFLLGLYIFGKNFFQIKRFMGNKDMGEILSFYYGKFYRSDAYRRWSDSRKIKRKKCVTGRKIFTGWRQQELLSRLSPHVPEDSQNSLLEGYKSFAEGRISLEEYVSTLKSSVSIPILVEAVRIGKGKEDLTGFAMDPGKSNHDVLVCPLLPTGQACSSLTSDDIVNFLTGGFRLSKARCNDIFWEAVWPRLLAKGWHSEQPKNQGYLSSKHYLVFLMPGIQKFSRRRLVKGEHYFDSVSDVLNKVASEPKLLELEAEESSVVGQNDQDASDQDDPSDSQRHCYLKPRVSTCTSTQMKFTVVDTSLIYGGKSSSIRELRHLPVEFERAAKETHYSMENERDSEGDLDEFETVEKLFHSEKAKHNKGRSDSDGPNCMKFTVVDTSLVHGGKSSKVRELRYSPMLVKSASELTGLLRKSGTVEDSSGRQEKDVTDISSKGKKKIQKSNLQKNLHDSKNQVATKNHSDTTNKMGTQVDQNSGISGEKHLKKTVLHQFKRRSKSGHSDYVVPLIKRRRLTACAKAKTPDLSQNGSLGLGSKQMELQRTTKSRETIKNITFHVRPPREKESSVTYLAESKPLEDVKSKVLRENCFDKHSSEGISKKHQAEASNNAHPPQGGMLDSKNHEMLIEENDDTKRVNMNGNCSPSKEKELVYETLKTTDVSTSEENPTMNRRQSKRNRPLTARALEALANGFLNVQRRPKSTDILSGGENPFSSPCRKARSKVKATPTPSHGDPLAGIVAAGNDKEVDGACDDKKHKHMISKPLDQVEEEKRLSNH, from the exons ATGGAG GTGGAGTCAGTTGAGCTGGATCACAATGGTAATTGCATTAGAGAGACATCCATTGAGAGTTTAATTTCTCCATGTTCTCCTGATCCAAGCAATATATTTGGAGATCCAGTATTGAATCCTCGAGTTGGTGAAGACTACCAAGTCACTGTTCCTCACATGATAGCAAAATCTGAGTGTCTTAAGCTGTTGGCTAACCCTATTGATTTGGAAACTTCCAATATTTCTTATTCCTTTCTAGTGGGCTTACCTGTCCCACTTACATGGTTCCATAATGAGGATGAAGGGTTAGGATCTATAACAAACTCTGACAACACAGTCGATGCAAACAAGTCTCTTGAAACTAGAAATGGAAAAAATGACCGGACTTGCGTAAGGAAGAAAAGTTCAGAACTCAATGTTGAATCCTTGGGAATTGGGTTGGAACATAGAGAAGCAAAACCAGAAAAATTGGACCCCATGTTGAATGGAAACAACAGCTGCTATCCAATTCCAAGTTTACCAAGTGACTCTTGGAGTAATTCTGAAGTGGATAGTTTTCTTCTTGGTTTATATATATTTGGAAAGAATTTTTTTCAGATTAAAAGATTCATGGGCAACAAAGACATGGGGGAAATTCTGTCATTTTACTATGGGAAGTTCTACAGGTCTGATGCATACCGGAGATGGTCAGATAGCCGGaagattaaaagaaaaaaatgtgtAACTGGACGAAAAATATTTACTGGATGGAGGCAACAGGAGTTGTTATCTCGATTATCTCCACATGTCCCAGAGGACTCTCAAAATTCCTTACTTGAG GGCTACAAGTCATTTGCCGAGGGGAGAATTTCATTAGAAGAATATGTCTCCACTTTAAAGTCTAGTGTCAGTATTCCCATACTTGTGGAAGCAGTAAGAATTGGTAAAGGTAAAGAAGATCTCACAGGCTTTGCAATGGATCCTGGAAAGAGCAATCATGATGTTTTAGTTTGTCCCCTCTTACCAACTGGTCAGGCTTGTTCATCCCTCACATCAGATGACATAGTGAACTTTTTGACTGGTGGTTTTCGGTTGAGCAAAGCTCGTTGCAATGATATCTTCTGGGAAGCTGTTTGGCCTCGTTTGCTCGCAAAAGGATGGCACTCTGAGCAACCAAAAAATCAGGGCTATCTCAGCTCTAAACACTATCTTGTTTTTCTTATGCCAGGAATACAAAAATTCTCAAGAAGGAGACTTGTAAAAGGAGAACACTACTTTGATTCTGTTAGTGATGTCCTGAATAAAGTAGCGTCTGAACCAAAACTTCTTGAGCTAGAAGCTGAAGAATCTTCTGTTGTAGGCCAAAATGACCAAGATGCATCAGACCAGGACGACCCTTCTGATTCTCAACGACATTGCTACCTTAAACCCAGAGTCTCTACTTGTACCTCAACCCAGATGAAGTTTACTGTTGTGGATACCAGCTTGATTTATGGAGGAAAATCATCAAGTATAAGAGAACTTAGACATTTACCTGTTGAATTTGAAAGAGCTGCAAAAGAGACTCATTATTCGATGGAAAATGAAAGGGATTCTGAGGGTGATCTAGATGAATTTGAGACTGTTGAGAAGCTCTTCCATAGTGAAAAGGCCAAACACAACAAGGGTAGATCTGACAGTGATGGTCCAAATTGTATGAAGTTCACTGTTGTTGATACAAGTCTAGTACATGGAGGAAAATCTTCAAAAGTGAGAGAACTGAGATACTCACCAATGTTAGTTAAAAGTGCTTCTGAGTTGACTGGTCTTTTAAGAAAATCTGGAACCGTTGAGGATTCATCAGGCAGACAAGAAAAAGATGTTACTGATATTTCATCTAAAGGTAAAAAGAAAATTCAAAAATCCAATCTCCAAAAGAATTTGCATGATAGTAAAAATCAAGTGGCAACCAAAAACCACTCAGATACTACAAATAAAATGGGGACACAAGTGGATCAGAACTCTGGGATATCTGGTGAGAAGCATTTGAAGAAGACTGTTTTGCATCAATTTAAACGAAGATCAAAATCTGGGCATTCAGATTATGTAGTTCCTCTCATCAAAAGACGGAGATTGACTGCCTGCGCAAAGGCAAAGACGCCTGACCTCTCTCAAAATGGCTCCCTAGGCTTAGGGTCAAAACAAATGGAACTCCAAAGGACAACAAAGTCACGTGAAACTATCAAGAATATCACTTTTCACGTCCGCCCTCCTCGTGAAAAGGAATCCTCTGTTACCTATCTGGCTGAAAGCAAACCACTTGAAGATGTTAAGTCGAAAGTTTTGAGAGAGAATTGTTTTGACAAGCACAGCTCAGAAGGAATAAGTAAGAAACATCAAGCTGAAGCATCAAATAATGCACACCCACCTCAGGGTGGTATGCTAGACTCCAAAAACCATGAAATGTTAATTGAGGAGAACGACGACACCAAGAGAGTGAATATGAATGGTAATTGCTCTCCttctaaagaaaaagagcttGTTTATGAGACATTGAAAACTACTGATGTGAGTACATCTGAGGAGAACCCTACCATGAACAGGAGGCAAAGCAAGAGGAACCGGCCATTGACTGCTAGAGCATTAGAGGCCCTTGCAAATGGGTTCTTAAATGTTCAGAGGAGGCCAAAAAGTACAGACATTCTCTCAGGAGGAGAAAATCCCTTTTCAAGTCCTTGCCGCAAAGCACGTAGCAAAGTCAAAGCTACTCCAACTCCAAGTCATGGTGATCCTCTTGCTGGGATTGTGGCAGCAGGAAATGACAAAGAAGTGGATGGAGCTTGTGATGACAAGAAACATAAACATATGATTAGCAAACCACTCGATCAAGTTGAAGAAGAGAAGCGGCTCTCTAACCATTAG